Proteins from a genomic interval of Rhinoderma darwinii isolate aRhiDar2 unplaced genomic scaffold, aRhiDar2.hap1 Scaffold_102, whole genome shotgun sequence:
- the LOC142698324 gene encoding histone H4, protein MSGRGKGGKGLGKGGAKRHRKVLRDNIQGITKPAIRRLARRGGVKRISGLIYEETRGVLKVFLENVIRDAVTYTEHAKRKTVTAMDVVYALKRQGRTLYGFGG, encoded by the coding sequence ATGTCTGGTCGTGGTAAAGGAGGCAAAGGACTCGGAAAGGGCGGTGCTAAGCGGCACAGGAAAgtgctccgtgataacatccagggcatcaccaagcctgcaatccgccgtctagctcgcaggggaggcgtcaaacgcatctccggtctcatctatgaagagactcgcggcgtcctgaaggttttcctggagaacgtcatccgtgacgccgtcacctacaccgagcacGCCAAGAGGAAGACTGTCACCGCTATGGACGTGGTGTACGCGCTCAAACGCCAGGGCCGCACTCTCTACGGCTTCGGAGGTTAA
- the LOC142698320 gene encoding histone H3: MARTKQTARKSTGGKAPRKQLATKAARKSAPATGGVKKPHRYRPGTVALREIRRYQKSTELLIRKLPFQRLVREIAQDFKTDLRFQSSAVMALQEASEAYLVGLFEDTNLCAIHAKRVTIMPKDIQLARRIRGERA; the protein is encoded by the coding sequence ATGGCCAGAACAAAGCAGACTGCGCGTAAATCCACCGGCGGGAAAGCGCCCCGCAAGCAGCTGGCTACTAAAGCTGCACGGAAGAGCGCTCCCGCTACCGGCGGAGTGAAGAAGCCTCATCGTTACCGCCCGGGCACAGTCGCTCTCCGTGAAATCCGCCGCTACCAGAAGTCCACCGAGCTTCTTATCCGTAAGCTGCCTTTCCAGCGCCTGGTGCGAGAGATCGCTCAGGACTTCAAGACCGATCTGCGCTTCCAGAGCTCAGCAGTCATGGCTCTGCAGGAGGCCAGCGAGGCTTATCTGGTCGGACTGTTTGAGGATACCAACCTGTGTGCCATCCACGCCAAGAGGGTCACCATCATGCCCAAAGACATTCAACTGGCCCGCAGGATCCGTGGGGAGAGGGCTTAG
- the LOC142698329 gene encoding histone H1.01-like isoform X1, protein MAETAPAAAVPPTEPAAKSKKQPKKPAAGGAKKTKKPSGPSVSELIVKAVSASKERSGVSLAALKKALAAGGYDVDKNNSRLKMALKTLVTKETLLQVKGSGASGSFKLNKKQLETKDKAVKKKPAAAAKSPKKTPAKSLTKAKRPAAAKKVANSPKKPKPAPKKITKSPAKKAAKPKAAKSPAKKAAKSPAKKAAKSPAKKAAKSPAKKAAKSPAKKAAKSPAKKAAKSPAKNSSNSRKTVTKK, encoded by the coding sequence ATGGCAGAGACCGCACCAGCCGCCGCTGTCCCTCCCACCGAGCCGGCCGCCAAATCCAAGAAGCAGCcgaaaaaacctgcagcagggGGCGCCAAGAAAACCAAAAAACCCTCCGGTCCCAGCGTGTCCGAGCTCATCGTGAAAGCCGTGTCCGCCTCCAAAGAGCGCAGTGGGGTGTCTCTGGCCGCCCTGAAGAAGGCTCTGGCTGCTGGAGGATACGATGTAGACAAGAACAACAGCCGCCTGAAGATGGCGCTCAAGACTCTGGTGACCAAGGAAACCCTGCTCCAGGTGAAAGGCAGCGGCGCCTCCGGCTCCTTCAAGCTGAACAAGAAGCAGCTGGAGACTAAGGACAAAGCGGTCAAGAAGAAGCCGGCGGCTGCTGCCAAATCCCCGAAGAAGACTCCGGCCAAGAGCCTGACAAAGGCCAAGAGGCCTGCCGCTGCCAAGAAGGTGGCGAACAGCCCCAAAAAGCCAAAACCTGCCCCCAAGAAAATAACAAAGAGCCCAGCAAAGAAGGCGGCCAAGcccaaagctgccaagagtccggctaagaaagctgccaagagtccggctaagaaagctgccaagagtccggctaagaaagctgccaagagtccggctaagaaagctgccaagagtccggctaagaaagctgccaagagtccggctaagaaagctgccaagagtccggctaagaattCGTCTAATTCCAGGAAGACCGTGACGAAGAAATAA
- the LOC142698329 gene encoding histone H1.01-like isoform X2 — protein MAETAPAAAVPPTEPAAKSKKQPKKPAAGGAKKTKKPSGPSVSELIVKAVSASKERSGVSLAALKKALAAGGYDVDKNNSRLKMALKTLVTKETLLQVKGSGASGSFKLNKKQLETKDKAVKKKPAAAAKSPKKTPAKSLTKAKRPAAAKKVANSPKKPKPAPKKITKSPAKKAAKPKAAKSPAKKAAKSPAKKAAKSPAKKAAKSPAKKAAKTAKSPAKNSSNSRKTVTKK, from the exons ATGGCAGAGACCGCACCAGCCGCCGCTGTCCCTCCCACCGAGCCGGCCGCCAAATCCAAGAAGCAGCcgaaaaaacctgcagcagggGGCGCCAAGAAAACCAAAAAACCCTCCGGTCCCAGCGTGTCCGAGCTCATCGTGAAAGCCGTGTCCGCCTCCAAAGAGCGCAGTGGGGTGTCTCTGGCCGCCCTGAAGAAGGCTCTGGCTGCTGGAGGATACGATGTAGACAAGAACAACAGCCGCCTGAAGATGGCGCTCAAGACTCTGGTGACCAAGGAAACCCTGCTCCAGGTGAAAGGCAGCGGCGCCTCCGGCTCCTTCAAGCTGAACAAGAAGCAGCTGGAGACTAAGGACAAAGCGGTCAAGAAGAAGCCGGCGGCTGCTGCCAAATCCCCGAAGAAGACTCCGGCCAAGAGCCTGACAAAGGCCAAGAGGCCTGCCGCTGCCAAGAAGGTGGCGAACAGCCCCAAAAAGCCAAAACCTGCCCCCAAGAAAATAACAAAGAGCCCAGCAAAGAAGGCGGCCAAGcccaaagctgccaagagtccggctaagaaagctgccaagagtccggctaagaaagctgccaagagtccggctaagaaagctgccaagagtccggctaagaaagctgccaaga ctgccaagagtccggctaagaattCGTCTAATTCCAGGAAGACCGTGACGAAGAAATAA